In Magnetococcales bacterium, the following proteins share a genomic window:
- a CDS encoding single-stranded DNA-binding protein, with product MPALVVPENATILEGILLEPAAMQTTPTGLSLATLEVEHRSDMVDVQPLSRYELRMVVLAIGPLAEACRTLPPGSHLRVEGRLNQRRWIRAGKTRWGRTELVARHIESKPPADPEVAGSAGGQSKKEMVYGEE from the coding sequence ATGCCTGCATTGGTCGTTCCGGAGAACGCAACCATCCTGGAGGGGATCCTCCTGGAGCCGGCGGCGATGCAGACCACCCCGACCGGGCTCTCCCTGGCCACCCTGGAGGTGGAGCATCGTTCCGACATGGTGGATGTCCAGCCCCTGTCCCGGTACGAGCTGCGCATGGTTGTCCTGGCGATCGGACCCCTGGCGGAAGCGTGTCGAACGTTGCCTCCGGGGAGCCATCTGCGGGTGGAAGGCCGCTTGAATCAGCGCCGCTGGATTCGTGCTGGAAAAACCCGTTGGGGACGCACCGAACTCGTTGCCAGGCATATCGAATCCAAACCCCCGGCTGACCCCGAAGTTGCGGGTTCTGCCGGGGGCCAATCGAAAAAGGAAATGGTTTATGGAGAAGAGTGA